The DNA segment taatacagaccaaaccagtatttgtaagtcatgctaaataatctgctgctttgaatgaggaggccgacttgagccttaatttctatttgtttcccttttaactgctatttgttattgcttgccgcctagatttttatccttttgaaaactccgcaaaagccccaactccctcccctttaggattagtagtcccatatgcctccaggactgataggatttggacgggtaatagcatgcaataagtaacgataccatttcgcgctttaacaccttaacggggtgggaagggtagatatggatatgatgaccgatgcgctaatatcacgtgcgacccctcttctgaggagtgattgctgggtattgcattgaagtgatccatattaattataaagtTAGGACCCCCCCTccttttatttgctttcatctcttcttgtaaaactattcaaatctttttttcataaatttctaccctctctacttaccttcgaaagttttcaacctaattgcaatgttgtatgcaagtccttatttgagtcttgattgtttacttgtaaagtcacaattgtaacatggccgggaaccacactagtggatcttgaggggttcctaacaccttcctctcgagataatttctagcctttacccgaactctggttttccaactcaaactcttctaaaaaagtgtcttaatgcactataatcattaggtggtgactcttcaacttctaaacccaattatcgaaagggaatagagttgtcctcccaatgtcatatacccgatttctgaccccacagttagagaaaaagggggcgtcgacacctTTACCAAAGGGGAAACATGTCATTAGTTGTAGATGGGTGTACAAGGTAAAATATAGAGCAGATGGTAGCATAGAAAGGTACAAAGTCAGACGAGTTGTGAAGGAGTACACATAACAAGTTGGAATAGATTACACTGTGACCTTTTCTCACGTGTTCAAGATAACCATTGCTGCTAATTGCCATTGCAGCTAAGAAGAGATGGTAGATTTACCAATTAGACGTAAATAATACATTTCTCAATGGAGATCTGCATGAGGAAGTATACATGAAGGCTCCACCAGGGCTTGAGCTGAAACCACCAAACTTAGTCTCCAAGCTGAACAAGTCCCTCTATGGGCCGAAACAAGCTAGTAGGCAGTGGTATGATAAGTTGACTGAGGCCTTGTACACAAGAGGATACACACATTTGCATGATTATTCCATGTTCTACAAGAAGCAAGGTTCTTCAACTATTTTTGTAGCagtttatgttgatgatgttcTATTTACAGGGACTGATTTAGAGGAAATTAGTCAGCTCAAAGCTTTCTTACGTGATAGAATCAAAATAAAAGACTTGGGACAACTGCATTATTTTCTAGGACTAGAGGTCCTTTACAGGGAAGATGGTATTATTATCTCATAGAGAAAATTTGTTCTGGACTTTCTGAAAGAATATGATTGCCTGCACTCAACCAGCCTGACCTCTCCTCTTGATTCTACAATGAAATTGAAGGCTAAGGAGGGCACTCCTTTATCCGATCCTACCTTTTACAGAAGATTGGTTGGGAAGTCAAATTTTCTTACAAACACCAGGTTGGATATAGATTATGGGGTCCAACATTTGAGTCAATTTATGCAAGATCCCAGGAAACCCCATCTACATGCAGCTTATCACATGTTGAGGTACCTCAAGAAAGACCCTACTTTGGGCCTATACTTCAGCAATGCATCTGATCTTTCCATCACTGCTTATTGTGATTCTGACTGGGCAGTCTGCCCTGATTCTAGGAGGTCTGTGTCTAGTTACATTATCCTTCTAGGAGGTAGTCCTGTGAGCTGGTAGTCCAAGAAACAGGAAACTATTTCCTTGTCCTCAACAGAAGCAGATTACAGAGCACTTAGGAAGATGGTAGGCGAGCTAGTATGGCTATACATGTTGTTTGAAGAAAACACTATTCCAGTCTCCTTGCCCATACTTGTACATTGTGATAGCCAGTCTGCTCTACACATTACAAGGAATCATGTATTTCATGAGCGAACAAAACACGTTGAAGTGGATTGCCATTTTGTGCTCACCAAGCTTCAGGAGGGCCTTATTTCCTTGCACCACATTGGCACTACAGAGTAACTGGCAGATGTTCTCACTTAAGCACTCACTGAGGTGAAGCATTCCTTTGTTCTTGGCAAGTTGGCTGTGATTAGCTCACCTCCAACTTGAGGGGAGATATTGAGATTATATTCTATATTTATACACACGTGTATTACACTTGTATATACATTGCCGAGTCAGCATAGCATTAGTTAGGTTCCAGCTGTTAGCCTAGTTAGTTTAGTTGTTGTATTCTTTGTTGCTTATATGTATAAAGAGGACAATACTCAGTAATCGATATTTTGAATTTCATTTTCCAAATCAAAGACTCCGCACTGTTCATTTCTCTCTTTCCGAACTACATATTCTAGAATGTTCTGAATTCTCCATTGGAGGAGGAGTAGAGCTCACTCAGAGCTCATAATCTTGACACATCTAAAATGACTAGGACCAGCAACACATTATCAGATGATCAAGCCCTAAATCTGACGCTAAAATAAAAAGTAGTGGATAGTGACACTGAGTTAGAAAGATACGAAATCTTATGGATTTAGAAGGTAGACCCTGCAACAAAGGTTATTCAACTTAGGGAATTATTACTGTATTGTTTTCAAAATTTAACCCCTTCAATTAAATGAAAATTTAGCTGCAGTTTAAACTCCAGTATATTTTTGTAATTATGACCTTTGAGCATTTACTATCTCTTTCTTCAGTCTTTGCACATGCAGAAAGTTGCATTTCATAAGCCCTCAAACTTGTCTTATTGAGTGCGCAATACAATAGCTCGCAAATCACATAGGAGATATAAAGCGCACTCGGCAAGTCCAATGCGACAAGTTATGATTGAGGAGGCTGTTGGTAAGGGGAATCGATCTCAAATTTTCTTTGTGAAAAGCCACTCACCCAACTAACTCAGTCAACCCTTGCGAGCGAAGCCCTCAAACTTAATACTCCCTTTTATCTATACATTTCGATGGAAAACTTCTTTGCCGCCATCTTTTCATAATTACTTTCTTTTAAATGACAATGTTAACGGCACTCCCGAATTAGGTCTGAAAGGAGCAATTCTAGGTCATAATTAGGTAAGAGCAAAGAATATTCAACAATAATTTAACTATCCCACCATATAACTTTTTTATTGCCATATCTACGTAAGTTCGCATTGGATGAACAATTTACAAATATGTTACAGTTGCATAAAGGCAAAAATAAACTTCGTTTAGAAGAACGTAAGAGCTATTCAATGAAATCGTTATATCTGCCCGAGTATGATCACTATTATCTGGTAGAATAGGAAACTTTGTTAAAGTTGTAGTGAAAACATCGCGCTCCATTTCTTTAATTAAGATGGGGAAGGACGGTTTGAAAATATTGATTAGCACAGCAGAGTAATTTGATGCCCACACACCACGGTTCTCATATTCAAACCACTAAATATAAGTAACATTATTCATTGGATTTTTTGGTATGGTTAAAGTAGCCAAAGGCAGTGGGAAAAAAAATCTTATGTGGAACTGAAGGCAGTTTGAGTTTGGTGTGCCTATGCAGGAAGACGATCCCCAGGTCTGAACTGGTAacattgtttaaccaaaaatctgagtctttggtcaaagctagaaataaagagaaatttgggttactgataatcaggagactaAAATAATAGAAGATTTCTGAGAAtaagtagttttgtatttcagtgtaatctcGATAATATTTCGTGTGTCTACAAatgttgagtccttctccttttacagttgattctaggagaagatgtaatgcctttgtcttaatgaggcaattatgagcaataaatgacattaaaagaaacgttacacaatcatttctatttaattcaaatattataacgtatttgatatttaatgttgtatttagactcttttacgtcatcagattcgtatcttcaacttcttccgatcttcggtctttaaatgactcgaataggtacgagacttgTACCTATTTGAGTAACGGTCCATACCTATGTTGTTTTCTTCCCCCTATCCGTTGTCTCCCGTGCCTCTTGGTTgtttattgcgttttgaccttttgaccagtccacgtgtcatgacacgtcatcttcaatattcagactcagttttttcccaatacagatagtcccctcacttttcatttatttatcaattaaatatttgggaagtggatcttcacgaAAAAGGAATTTTCGCCGTAATCAATGCTATGTCAGTACTGACGCTTCAGTTGTCTTTTCTTTTTAATGCTCTGCACACATGTCACCTTCTGATTGGCTTTGTAATTCTACAGCCTTTTTTAAGGCTTCTTCATCCTCTctattcacgaagtgatagttgcctttattataggttTTTCATCATTACACTTCTTTGTTTGACGATTGCTATTATTTACATATTTAACCTTCTTTTCCTTTAGTTCATCCTTTCTCTGTAATGGCGTCTCCGAATGCTAACCCTAAGAGAATCTCAGTTCTTGATagcttccccaacgcccctgtaaGACATAGAAGGGGTAGAGGTGGCAGGCTTCGTAGCCTAGGATCCGTTCGTGGTGGTTCCTCTGGTTCCATCACTCCTTCTAGTTTTGGCACTATTTCTAGAGGTTCTATCACTAAGAAAtcctcttctaaaggtaaagaactttctgaGCCTCTTCAAGAGCCTTTAGTTGAGGAAATAGTACCCAATGACTTATCCTTTGAGAATGATAGAAAATCTCTTCGTGAACAAGTTGTTAATTTAGAGAAAGCTGACACTTTTCCTTCTCTAATCACTGAACCTTTGATTTCTATTGTTCGAAAAGATTGCAACTGGAGAAGTGATCTTCGTATAGTGATCCCTAATCCAAACCAAAGAATATCTTcttttaggattggattttcttttgtttatacttacccattcactttgggatttattcctgctattgacccagttatacttgatttctgtcgctttttcaaaatttgtttgggacaAATTGGCCCCCTTGTATGGAtagcagtggcttgtttgaggtacTTGTCTGTAAAAGCCAATGTTAGCCTTACCTTCCCCCACTTATTCATCTTtaccaccccaaattattcctccatggggtttttactttaactgcaagaagtaaaagggtcttggtaagccctgaagatgacaaggatcgtggaTGGTACACTCGTTATGTTGTTGTACACACAATTGATTTGGTGGGTGAAACAAAtatccccttccctgagaagtggaactttgcacgtaagtttttttttttacttaccgtacctatctttaagaatttcaattttttttataatttcgtctctttttgcttttctgtaGAAACTATGGGAGATGTGGGACCCGTTcctaatttccgtggttgggtagattcaatctTGAAAGCCGTGCCTATGACTGtttctgaaagtgaaattaatattgcaacttctgatgtgccaaccccttcagtgaccagttaAATTTCCAGActttgtttttactttctttgttggatgatggttttatcccttagttatttttttaagggatttttttgTGAAAGTCCTCAGTTATCATAATGGgacacttgtataaactttttgttgactaagtttctacttaaattttttaattatatcaagaagtttgttagtacttcaatgtgctctattcttgccttttccttatctacttaggacttatagaatagtttagcatttttatcctttgaaaatgctttatgattcttctcatgacttattaacatgaggtttataaaagagggcccttttatatatcgacacttaatgaagaagacgtctcagcttcataatggtgttataatacgatgaaaaaaataggaacacacatgtcttgtttgaaacaactttgacaagtttttattcatgaacttggacaagcttttgaatattacatgtattgagatacatctataactttctcgtaactgtttttcttgtaacagttTTTATAAAGTAAATACTATTCAACAAGGTTTTTTCTTATAACCTGTTTCAATACATAATCATGACCCTATCTTAATGTAttaggaagggtttgagaggtgattcCGTTGTTCTCATGGGAAAGAACACTATGATGAATGTTTTGCATCTTCCTTTGTTTTGATAGGAAAGAACACAATGATGAATTCTGAGGTTCCGTAACTTTTGCTCGACACTTGTTTCGATTTACGTCTCCGTCTTACTGCACGTAGTTGTGTACAATAtgcagtcccccaagtgtttgagcgctgaagtatgaagcctcgagcacttgtttgttTCTCACAATTTGGTCCTTTTTCCTGaaaacagaaaaatatacgggactcggaAGTGCGATTAAAGATAAAGACTGCCTAacccgtgtgtatttccatcagattaatttgtaaccctgggctgggaattttagaatattccattttgccgtgcaggtcgtgactcatcatttggcacgagttagggtttttgcctagcatctaaaattgttagtaaaattttaacaattcaaagaaaaattctaaTACAGCGATACCTGATCGTAGGTGCTTTCTCAGAAATAATATCTCTTTAGGTGGACATCATTCCAATGCGAGGGTAGaaccttgccatccattgtctccaactcgtatgctccttttcccgcaatgtcacgaactctgtagggtccttcccatgttggacttagctttcctgaattagcagcttttgtagattggaacacctttttaagcacgaagtccccaattttaaagaatctgaggcgtgctttcctgttataataccgttcaattacttgcttttgtgctgccatccttattaatacagcttctcttcttccttcgagcaaatcaaggttcacccgcatctcttcataatttgattcctccgttgcttgaacgtaccgtgtgctcggttctcctatttcaactggaattaaggcctccgcaccataaaccattgaaaatggtgtttctcccgtgcttgtttttgtcgttgtacgataagcccataatacaccaggtaatacctcaggccaattaccttttgaatcctgtaaccttttcttcaagttgttgataatgaccttgtttgtggattccgcttgtccattacccactggatggtatggtgtagatgttatccttttaatttgccaactttgacaaaattcagtgatttgagctcctatgaattgcggaccgttgtcacacacgatttcctttggtgctccaaaacgacatattatatttctccaaatgaagtctttaacttccttctctcgtacctgtttaaatgctcctgcttctacccatttagtgaaataatctataagtacaagtagaaatttcacCTGACCTTTTGCGTATGGcaatggacctacgatatccattccccatttcataaagggccacagAGCTATAACAAGGTGCAATAACTCAActggtctatgcatattattgtcgtatctttgacatttatcacacttgGACACGAAAccgtttgcttcttcttccattttaggccaataataccctgctcgaatcaGTGTTTTTACCAGcgaccttcctcctgcgtgattttcacaatgtccttcatgtacttctatcatcacatattctgttgagaaagtccgagacaccttgctaatggcccaccgaacatctttcgataaagatttccttgatgtaaacaataacgagcagcttttttgcgaagtgcATAAGCTTTTCTTTTGTCAGCAGGCACGCTTCCGCgctgtaaaaaagcaataatttcgtttctccaatcccatgttaaatgattaaaatttacctcgttcttatcaggttcgagaacggaatgaaataaatgcacgactgaagcatttgcgtcgTTTGCTACGTCTGTTGCAGATacgagattagctaaagcatctgcctccacattctcatctcttgggatctgcattaccttccaagtttggaattgctttattagttcccgtaccttttcgagatattcttgcattcgtatctccctggctgtataagtccccagaatttgattgaccacgagttgagaatcactcttgattataatttgtgttatgccgagttctcgtgccaattctagacctgtaattacagcctcatactctgcttcattgttagttatagaatgacattttatagcctgtctaatagtctcacccgtaggtggtatgagaactatccctaggcatgctccttttacattagacgaaccatcagtgaataaaatccaagtccccgggtttgcaccattaaaaacttgtaattctttttctgcttctaaatgcatcccctggctaaaatcagctacgaaatcggctaatacttgagattttatagcagtcctaggttgataaatgatttcgtattcacttaattctatagcccattttgctaacctccctgacaattcatgtttatgcaaaatgtttcgtaatggaaaagcagtaactacaacaatgggatgacattgaaaataaggtcttaattttctagatgccatgatcaaagctaatgctaatttttctagttgtggatcgtgtttcagcatctaataaagacttgcttacataatagataggagattgtttaccttggtcctcacggactaaaacatcacttaccgcaacttctgacATGGCCAAATAGATGAGTAgtttttctccttcttttggaTTTGCCGATagtggtggatttgacaagtaagcttttaaatttctaagggctttttggcaatcttcgttccattcaaaatgatcttgctttttgagtgcggaGAAAATTTTTAaacatttttctgaagatttgggaataaatctccccaaagctacAATTCTTCCAGTTagcctttggacttctttttTACTCGTAAGGATATCAAGGATCTCCTCTATtactttgatctgagaaggatttacctcaataccacggttagaaacgagaaaacccaaaaatttgcctgaggcaaccccaaatgcacatttttctggattgagtttcatattaaattttcgtaaaatttcaaatgtaacagataaatgagaaatatgatcatgagaatgcttggttttgacgagcatatcgtctatatatgcCTCCGtggtttttcctaaatgttcttggaacattttggtgaccagcctttgataggttgctccagcatttttgagaccaaagggcattactttataacagtaagtccccttttatgtgatgaaagaagttttttcttcatcactggggtccattttaatttggttgtaccccgaatatGCATCTACTCAAAAGTTCATGCCcggcagttgcatcaattaattgatctatatgcggtaaagggaaataatcttttgggcaggctttgttaagatctgtataatccacgcaaactcgccacttaccgtttttcttaggtacaacaactgtgtttgctaaccaattaggatactttacctcgcggattgacccaattttcaatagcttttggacctcatcttgaatcacctgatttttgaaagctccttgctttcttttcttttgctttactggtgtgaaggatgggtcttcatttagtttgtgagtcatcacatccggtggtatccctgtcatatcagcatgggaccaagcaaaacattccacgttagcttttaaaaattcaatcaacatatctcgcatgtctgagcttagattggctccaacataaaccttccgttaaggccattgctcaaataatatcactgcCTCGATCTctttaattgttgttttgatattttcattttcttcaggttcttgaattgtatcaggtctcgagtctaaatctgtcttttcttgttcagttgaggtttgatccttgatactttcaactgtttcctgtaattgctatttttctttattcacGGTGCTCGTATCTGTAACAGTGTTGATACTCCTGGctgtctgctgatccccacgaatttggcaaattccccacggtgatgggaatttaataacttggtgtagagttgatgggacatcatccatttcatggatccaaggtctccccatgatcatattgtaagtcatttccatatctactacctgaaatttagtttctttaacaacacctacaacaaaagttgttagaattacctatccttttgttactacacttgaattgtcaaaCCCGGACAAGGTATGCGCCttaggtatcattttgtcttcagcttgaatttcacgtaatacccttaatagtataatatttacggaacttcctggatcaatcaaaactcgttttaccttagtatcatgtacaagtaaagatattaccagtgcgtgtTATGTGGGGTCATTACTCCTTCAGTGTCTGCATCATCGAaagaaatactttcattttctaaaacctgtcgtacccgtttcccgtgtgttatcgttactttagaaaccttgttggaagccATATATGTTacaccgtgaatatctt comes from the Nicotiana sylvestris chromosome 4, ASM39365v2, whole genome shotgun sequence genome and includes:
- the LOC138890231 gene encoding uncharacterized mitochondrial protein AtMg00240-like, coding for MKLKAKEGTPLSDPTFYRRLVGKSNFLTNTRLDIDYGVQHLSQFMQDPRKPHLHAAYHMLRYLKKDPTLGLYFSNASDLSITAYCDSDWAVCPDSRRSVSSYIILLGGSPVSW